The DNA window agcctgactgAGGGTTGGATGGGCGCAGCCTGAGAGGTAAAGGTCCACTAAtgcagccaatgaaaacagtagctgctgatatgttccacagaatgtagagggtcagaaacagcctggagagagagggaTCTGgttgtcagccatgtttgtttacgtcagtgttcaggtgacgctgcactagtcagttcCCCTTTTTACTTCCCTCTATGCTACATTTCTGTTATGGGAATTTGGACGtttaggaatggattcagaCTTCATTTCTGAATgccaatatttgtgggcaaatgtgagtgtttgttgtcgcacatgacgtcatcccaacaaggagggaggagtTATGATGACGCACATGACGCGTAGAGGGGTGGGAGAGTGGAGACTGGAGTGATAGGTGGAATTGGTGGGGATAGGACAGCGCCTCGGACAACTCGCGGGAATTGGTTGGAATTGCGTTAATAGTACCGCAACGTCGCCATgtcctggagggactgacaGGAGCAGGAAGCCTCTGAACTGGTCGTAACAGCTACAGTGTGTCATCACAGATGCAGCTCCGAACATGATGAAGGTGAGCTGAGGGAGGAGTCTCcagggaccatgatgtttgtggATGATATTGttgtgagagaagaggaagcaagGTCAGTGGAAGCCAGGCAGACAGATTCAGTGATCGCACATGTTTAGGGACTGAGAAGATGAAGGTCCAGAGGCTGTTGGTGGAGGAAGGACACGGTCAGAAATGAGACAGAaatggaggacagatggttggtGGACAGGAGAGGAAGTTCCAGTGAGGGTCAAGGAGGACTTGCTCCAGGGACCCCTGATGAGGAAAGCAGTGAAACCAATGCGATGCATTTATGACAATGTAACAGAACCACATTAGAGTGGGCGAGAGGTAACCACCAGACTTCAGCGGGGACCACGGTGAGGTGAGTGCAGGTCTGCAGCAGGTggcctctcctctctcccctgGACTGGACTGTGACAGACCTGTGTTGTGTCCCCAGGTGACGCCGGAGAGAAGAGCGGCTCCCGTCTTAACTCTGTGTAGCTCGCGCTCAGATGTCAGATGTGTGAAATAAAAACCTCGCCACATCTGCCTGCCGTGCTGACTTCTTTCATCCTGAGGTGGCGCCAGCGCGCTCTACCGTGCGAGCGGGTCTTTGGTGTAAAGACGATGGAAGAGAGCCGCGCCGCTGTCTTCAAAGACCTGCGTCCGTCTTTAGTGTTCCTCTACAAATAAACACGTTAGCTACTGGGCGTCaggacgcacgcacgcacacacgcacgcacgcacgcacgtggGCGGAGCGACAGCTGCACGCGATCTCTGGTCAATAGAGTTGTGATGTGTCTGGTTTGGCTCTCCCGCAGCATGTGAAGGTGGAGAGTCTGCTGGCTCCGCTGGAGTTTTCCCCGCCCACTTCCCCCGTCCCGTTTCTCAAAGAGGAGCCtttggatgaagaagaggaggccaTGATGGAGGCCAGGAGCAGCGGTGAGTCCTCACGAGTCCATGAGATGCTCCTCAGGTGGCCCCCACCCGACTGACGTGCGCTCCTCCACAGAGAAGCGAGAGAAGGCCGTGCCTGCGGAGGAGAGCAGGAACCCTGTGAGTCCAGCCTTGGTGCACTTGTGTCTTCTGTCTGGGCTCCATGCTAACGTCTGTCTCCGTCTGTGGCCCAGCGTGTCCGGCTCCACCAGCAGTTCCTGGCGACCTACAGGAGGAAGTGAGTGtcgctttcatttattttggggttTCTAACGCCAAAGCTGGCACCTCTGACCTGGAGGTTTGTTGAAGAGGAGACCTCCCTGCTTTAGTGTCCACCACCTGTTACTCCCAGAACCCTTTGCTTCCTCCGCGCCCCCCTCTGGGACGCTCCTGCGTGCCAGCGTTTTAACTAGCTAGCTCTGTCACCTGTCACTAGAAAAGTTTTGTTTGAGTGCGAACTGCTGCAGTGAATGATGAGACATGTGGGATATGAGCAAATCACCGGCCCCTTGCGGCCCCCCAGCCCCAGGTTTGACACCCTGGTAGGGCGTGGTGTTTGACTTGAGGGGAACGTGGGTGGTGCTCTTCACTGTCCGCGGTGTCTGAAGGTtcctctgtcctgcagagacAAAGGCCAGGCAGCGTCCGGCACAGGTGAGTGGTGTCCAGGCTCGGCGTTAGCAGCGGCGTGCTAACACTAGCTTGCTTCTGAAGCCAAACAGCAGGGCGATGGGTACGCGGAGCCGCCGGAGGCCGAGTCCATCATCCCCTCGGTAAGACCTCCCGTTCACTGCCGCCCCCCCCCCGGCCACCCTCATGACCCGGCTCTCTGCAGGACGTGGACTCGGACAGCCTCCTCGCTCCGGTGAGGACCAGGGACGGGCTCCAGGGCCGCTCGGCCAGTCAGGTGGGCTCCATGGAGACGGAGAACGGAGGTAAGAACTGTTGGCGCCGGACGTCCCCACCGCCCGCTCACCACTGCCTGCTGGTGTCAGTGTCCAGAGCCCAGTCCAGGCTGACCGACCCGGTGGACATGCCCGAGTACTACCGCTACGCCGGCGCCGGCCTCTTCTCCTCCCCCGTCTCGCCCACGCCGCTGGACAGCAACGGTGCCGCCATCATGGACGCCAGCAGCTTCTGGAAGAGCTGCAACACCGCCGGCTGCACGGAGGACTTCTTCACCGATCTGGTGTCGGAGATGAGCCGACTGTCCCAGAGGATCCAGTCGGACCAGGCCAGCCAGGAGGGTGAGGGCGGCCGCCGTGCCGCGCAGCGCCGCTGAGCCACGGCCACTTGACTCACGCCTCTCCTCCGTGTCTGCAGACTACGACGTGGCCATGAAGGTGATGGAGGCGTCTGGCAGACTCGCGCTGCTGGTGGACAAGAAGCAGAAAGGTGTCACTCCTCCGTCGGCTCCCTCCtcctttgtctctctgtctttcacTCGTCTTTTCACCAACGCTCTCTCCTTATTTTCTTCCCTCTCTCTTTGCCTTTCTTTTAAAATTACTTACTTACTCCTTTTTATAGCGCTGCctcttccttctttctctctgtcttcagtacttccctctttctctcctcactctatcctcagctctttcctctcttgaaccctctctccctccttcaagGTCTCGCTCAGTCTGACTCACATGGCTTCATGTCTTTCCATCGCTCACTTTGTGAGATCGTTTTATTAAAATCAAGCCTTTTAAAAGtcatttgtgtttatgtaaatacattttttctgaatgtatttttcagacatttttattttcctcaaattcttctgtttttattataaatatgttcagtgtatatatatatatatatatatatatatatatatatatatatatattttatttattttttttttcttcatataaGTATTTTTTTCCACTATTTTGAGAgtgttacattttaaaatagttttatttattatttcaaatgttttcaatgtttttttttaaatcgtcaTACATTGtaataagtatttttttttaagtacgtttttgtttttgtatttttaaattgattcttaactcattcatgtatttttaagtaTTAAATATTTTGGACTGATTTATATTGTTAGTTTTTAATTGACATGCGTCTTTTTTCTTCCTAATTTATAGTTTCTTTTAGTTTCAAATCTTATCTACTTCTGGATGAAAGTTTGATCAGGTGCCTGCTACAGTTATGATCCAACGTCATGTTTTCCACGTCCTATGTTGGTACTTCCATTCCATTGTGTCAAAAGTCTTGTGAATGAAGCTGTGACTCTGGAGGTCGACTGAGAACAGAATGTCAGGAAGTGGAAAGTGATGTCTCTCTTCTGGCTtccagagctggaggagaagcaggtggcgctgcagcgAGCTCAGGCGGCCATGAAGACGCTGGCGTCGGCGGTCAGGAGATGACCAGCGCGGCGTTTTTAACCCGGGCGACCACCATTAATTTATGTCTCCAAACCGTCACAGGACTTTTACTTTGGCTGTTTTTAATGGTTCACGAAGCCTCAGCTTCTCTTGTGTTTTAAAGGAAACTGgctgaagaagacaaagactTGTTAAATGGTGTTTTAATAAAGGTGACGATAGCGACCAGACCGGAGTGGCGCGTCGTTCTTACAGTAGTCAGTACAGTACAGTCTTGCACTCACCAACATGGTTCAGTGACGGGCAACAGATGAGCCGCTGACACTCTTTATATACAAGTATTTCACTATTTtgaattttactttttaaaattgtgttATTTCAAATAGCTTTTTAAAACATGAAGCACATGTATTaaaaatttttaaaataatttgtatttttgtttatgtaattttttcttcttcatcaaatgtatttatgtatgatgtaatgtattatttaaaaacaaaaatatatatatatagtttaatttatttcaaaaaacGTATTTAAATATAAAGTACATTAATTAAAATTAAGCCTTGGGTTAAGCttattaattttaataaatgtttttgtcaatacttaaattactatttttttaaacattattttaccttcaaattcttgttttttattttggttttcagaaatgtattttctcCAAATTCTTGTTGTTCTGACCTATaaaattaagattttttttctttcactattttgaaaatgttattaacattgttttgtaATTTCAAACTTTTTTAAGACAGCCTTTTACAATTAAACgtcaattttttttctgtaatgattatttatttattcattttattttccccaaattCTATAGCGACCAGATCCGATCTCGCCACCATGGTTTCATGATGCACCAACAGTCAACAGACGAGCCGTTGACACTTTGAGGAAACATTTTaatcgttaaaaaaaaaaaaaagtatttacagagaACCCAGTTCTGCACAGTAACAAatgacaaaacagcagcagagccTCTCGTGGGACGATCGAGAAGAATGAAGAGTCGCTGGTGGAAGCAAAGAGGCTTGTAACAGATGAGATCCAGGGGAAGTAACTCGTCCACTCCGCAGCTAAACTGGCCACAAAACCAGGGACAACTTCCACACTTGGTTTAGAGAATTCAGCAGCGTCTCCTCCGACACCTCAGCAACAGGAGCCAATAAGACCTGGCGGTGCGTTCAATGCCCCTCGTAACTGTGACCTTCACAGTCCAGACTTCAGCCCAGAGGTCGTGATGAGAAGGTGGCGGTTGT is part of the Synchiropus splendidus isolate RoL2022-P1 chromosome 10, RoL_Sspl_1.0, whole genome shotgun sequence genome and encodes:
- the phf11 gene encoding uncharacterized protein phf11 isoform X1 — translated: MSAMFCQLCGRSEETTATGPLLTDSDVCAHLECMLYSSNLWCQNSPELDDLNGFAVEDVRKEVQRGKHLLCHKCKKPGATVGCELRRCCRSYHYPCALEDGAEHTHDEEMETYNSLYCPKHKGKPDKGDASFSDTPKTYCFKCEALKGNPAMEGGSGAHMVPCSDHTPAAEPTADSDSDDGPSNTVVSQGRKRKLTFTEEWTEEEPSERKRKSRSDSDDSEELALPLSSDAAGTPRSPSGEVLQCDAETQYEGETIIDPHVKVESLLAPLEFSPPTSPVPFLKEEPLDEEEEAMMEARSSEKREKAVPAEESRNPRVRLHQQFLATYRRKDKGQAASGTAKQQGDGYAEPPEAESIIPSDVDSDSLLAPVRTRDGLQGRSASQVGSMETENGVSRAQSRLTDPVDMPEYYRYAGAGLFSSPVSPTPLDSNGAAIMDASSFWKSCNTAGCTEDFFTDLVSEMSRLSQRIQSDQASQEDYDVAMKVMEASGRLALLVDKKQKELEEKQVALQRAQAAMKTLASAVRR
- the phf11 gene encoding uncharacterized protein phf11 isoform X3 gives rise to the protein MSAMFCQLCGRSEETTATGPLLTDSDVCAHLECMNSPELDDLNGFAVEDVRKEVQRGKHLLCHKCKKPGATVGCELRRCCRSYHYPCALEDGAEHTHDEEMETYNSLYCPKHKGKPDKGDASFSDTPKTYCFKCEALKGNPAMEGGSGAHMVPCSDHTPAAEPTADSDSDDGPSNTVVSQGRKRKLTFTEEWTEEEPSERKRKSRSDSDDSEELALPLSSDAAGTPRSPSGEVLQCDAETQYEGETIIDPHVKVESLLAPLEFSPPTSPVPFLKEEPLDEEEEAMMEARSSEKREKAVPAEESRNPRVRLHQQFLATYRRKDKGQAASGTAKQQGDGYAEPPEAESIIPSDVDSDSLLAPVRTRDGLQGRSASQVGSMETENGVSRAQSRLTDPVDMPEYYRYAGAGLFSSPVSPTPLDSNGAAIMDASSFWKSCNTAGCTEDFFTDLVSEMSRLSQRIQSDQASQEDYDVAMKVMEASGRLALLVDKKQKELEEKQVALQRAQAAMKTLASAVRR
- the phf11 gene encoding uncharacterized protein phf11 isoform X2, giving the protein MSAMFCQLCGRSEETTATGPLLTDSDVCAHLECMLYSSNLWCQNSPELDDLNGFAVEDVRKEVQRGKHLLCHKCKKPGATVGCELRRCCRSYHYPCALEDGAEHTHDEEMETYNLYCPKHKGKPDKGDASFSDTPKTYCFKCEALKGNPAMEGGSGAHMVPCSDHTPAAEPTADSDSDDGPSNTVVSQGRKRKLTFTEEWTEEEPSERKRKSRSDSDDSEELALPLSSDAAGTPRSPSGEVLQCDAETQYEGETIIDPHVKVESLLAPLEFSPPTSPVPFLKEEPLDEEEEAMMEARSSEKREKAVPAEESRNPRVRLHQQFLATYRRKDKGQAASGTAKQQGDGYAEPPEAESIIPSDVDSDSLLAPVRTRDGLQGRSASQVGSMETENGVSRAQSRLTDPVDMPEYYRYAGAGLFSSPVSPTPLDSNGAAIMDASSFWKSCNTAGCTEDFFTDLVSEMSRLSQRIQSDQASQEDYDVAMKVMEASGRLALLVDKKQKELEEKQVALQRAQAAMKTLASAVRR